In Coregonus clupeaformis isolate EN_2021a chromosome 15, ASM2061545v1, whole genome shotgun sequence, one genomic interval encodes:
- the LOC121582447 gene encoding bromodomain-containing protein 3-like isoform X1, translating to MSAVNSATPAPLQGVNPPPPEVTNPTKPGRKTNQLQYMQNVMVKTLWKHNFAWPFYVPVDAIKLGLMDYHKIIKQPMDMGTIKKRLEHNYYWSASECMQDFNTMFTNCYIYNKPTDDIVLMAQALEKIFLQKVAMMPQEEVELLPPAPKPKKSKSIGGLDGGESPSSLPGSTTPVIGSSPISAITPNVPAVQSSPNAPMIPVVSPSQPLVKKKGVKRKADTTTPTTSAITASRSESPSPLSEGKQGKVMSRRESTGRPIKAPKKDLVEGELGQHSSKRSRMSEQLKYCDSILKEMLSKKHAAYAWPFYKPVDAEALELHDYHEIIKHPMDLSTVKKKIDGREYPDAQMFAADVRIMFSNCYKYNPPDHEVVAMARKLQDVFEMRFAKMPDEPVELSPGAGGLVSKGDNSSSGDSSSSDSSDSEEERATRLAELQEQVGAEQCISVERPNGSGQGGKNGCTKHFQLKAVHEQLAALSQAPVSKPKKKKEKKEKDKKKDKDNKHSKTKTDEKKAKPGQPAKQGQQKKPSRKANSTVTGSRQPKKGGRGYESDEEESLPMAYDEKRQLSLDINRLPGEKLGRVVHIIQSREPSLRDSNPDEIEIDFETLKPSTLRELERYVKSCLQKKQRKPQRLYANRATERRMRSVPNFEPHKTAAGGKGARSKEELAQEKKKELEKRLQDVSGQLNSNNSNKNKTDKKKTSKKEKGAGSGTGASHLSGSSSSSDSGSSSSSGSSSDSSDSD from the exons ATGTCTGCTGTCAACTCAGCAACCCCGGCCCCTCTTCAGGGAGTCAACCCACCACCCCCGGAGGTTACCAATCCCACCAAACCAGGTCGTAAAACCAACCAACTACAGTACATGCAGAATGTAATGGTCAAGACATTGTGGAAGCACAACTTTGCCTGGCCTTTCTACGTGCCAGTTGATGCCATCAAATTGGGTCTTATG GATTACCATAAGATCATAAAGCAACCTATGGACATGGGAACCATCAAAAAGAGACTGGAACATAACTACTATTGGAGTGCCAGTGAATGCATGCAGGACTTCAACACCATGTTCACCAACTGTTACATATATAACAAG CCTACAGATGACATTGTCCTGATGGCACAGGCCTTGGAGAAGATCTTCCTGCAGAAAGTTGCCATGATGCCCCAGGAGGAGGTGGAGCTTCTGCCTCCCGCACCCAAACCCAAGAAAAGCAAAAGCATAG GTGGTCTGGATGGAGGTGAGTCACCATCTTCCCTCCCTGGCTCTACGACACCTGTGATTGGCTCTTCTCCAATATCTGCCATCACCCCCAACGTCCCAGCTGTCCAGAGCTCGCCCAATGCTCCGATGATACCCGTCGTCTCACCATCACAACCTCTTGTCAAA AAGAAAGGGGTAAAAAGGAAAGCAGACACCACCACCCCCACGACATCTGCAATCACAGCTAGCCGGAGTGAGTCGCCCAGCCCCCTCTCAGAAGGCAAGCAGGGCAAGGTGATGTCCAGACGGGAGAGCACAGGCCGTCCCATCAAAGCTCCCAAGAAAGACTTGGTGGAAGGGGAGTTGGGCCAGCACAGCAGCAAGCGGAGCAGAATGAGTGAGCAGCTCAAGTACTGCGACAGTATCCTTAAGGAGATGCTGTCGAAGAAACACGCAGCGTACGCCTGGCCTTTCTACAAGCCTGTAGATGCTGAAGCTCTGGAGCTACATGACTACCACGAGATCATCAAGCACCCCATGGACCTCAGCACTGTCAAA AAAAAGATAGACGGCCGGGAGTACCCAGATGCACAGATGTTTGCAGCGGATGTTCGaataatgttctcaaattgttacAAATATAACCCTCCAGATCATGAGGTTGTTGCCATGGCCAGAAAACTTCAG GATGTGTTTGAGATGCGTTTTGCTAAGATGCCTGATGAGCCGGTGGAGCTGAGCCCCGGTGCAGGCGGGTTGGTCAGTAAAGGTGACAACTCAAGCAGTGGCGACTCCTCCAGCTCGGACAGCTCTGACTCGGAGGAGGAGCGGGCCACCCGGCTCGCCGAGCTCCAGGAACAGGTGGGTGCGGAACAG TGTATCTCTGTGGAGCGCCCCAATGGTAGCGGGCAGGGGGGAAAAAACGGGTGCACCAAGCATTTTCAG CTAAAGGCCGTCCACGAACAGCTTGCCGCGCTCTCTCAGGCCCCTGTGAGCAAaccgaagaagaagaaagaaaagaaagaaaaagacaAGAAGAAAGACAAGGACAACAAGCATAGCAAAACCAAGACGGACGAGAAGAAGGCCAAGCCTGGGCAGCCTGCCAAGCAGGGCCAGCAGAAGAAGCCCTCCAGGAAAGCCAACAGCACAGTGACTGGCTCCAG GCAACCAAAGAAGGGGGGCAGGGGCTACGAATCTGACGAGGAGGAGTCTCTGCCCATGGCGTACGACGAGAAGCGCCAGCTCAGCCTGGACATCAACCGGCTCCCAGGGGAGAAGCTGGGTCGTGTAGTGCACATCATCCAGTCCCGAGAGCCCTCGCTGCGAGACTCCAATCCAGACGAGATCGAGATTGACTTTGAGACGCTCAAGCCCTCCACCCTACGCGAACTCGAGCGATACGTCAAGTCCTGTTTACAGAAGAAACAGCGGAAACCCCAAC GGCTCTACGCAAACAGAGCGACGGAGCGTCGTATGCGGTCCGTTCCAAATTTTGAGCCGCACAAAA CGGCCGCTGGGGGCAAGGGAGCGAGATCCAAGGAGGAGCTGGCTCAGGAAAAGAAGAAAGAGTTAGAAAAGAGGCTACAGGATGTCAGCGGCCAGCTGAACAGTAACAACAGCAACAAGAACAAAACCGACAAAAAGAAAACGTCCAAAAAAG agAAGGGCGCTGGTTCCGGTACCGGTGCGTCCCATCTCAGCGGCAGCAGTAGTTCTTCAGACTCGGGTAGCAGCAGCTCCAGTGGGTCCAGTTCTGACAGCAGCGACTCTGACTGA
- the LOC121582447 gene encoding bromodomain-containing protein 3-like isoform X10, translating into MSAVNSATPAPLQGVNPPPPEVTNPTKPGRKTNQLQYMQNVMVKTLWKHNFAWPFYVPVDAIKLGLMDYHKIIKQPMDMGTIKKRLEHNYYWSASECMQDFNTMFTNCYIYNKPTDDIVLMAQALEKIFLQKVAMMPQEEVELLPPAPKPKKSKSIGGLDGGESPSSLPGSTTPVIGSSPISAITPNVPAVQSSPNAPMIPVVSPSQPLVKKKGVKRKADTTTPTTSAITASRSESPSPLSEGKQGKVMSRRESTGRPIKAPKKDLVEGELGQHSSKRSRMSEQLKYCDSILKEMLSKKHAAYAWPFYKPVDAEALELHDYHEIIKHPMDLSTVKKKIDGREYPDAQMFAADVRIMFSNCYKYNPPDHEVVAMARKLQDVFEMRFAKMPDEPVELSPGAGGLVSKGDNSSSGDSSSSDSSDSEEERATRLAELQEQVGAEQLKAVHEQLAALSQAPVSKPKKKKEKKEKDKKKDKDNKHSKTKTDEKKAKPGQPAKQGQQKKPSRKANSTVTGSRQPKKGGRGYESDEEESLPMAYDEKRQLSLDINRLPGEKLGRVVHIIQSREPSLRDSNPDEIEIDFETLKPSTLRELERYVKSCLQKKQRKPQPAAGGKGARSKEELAQEKKKELEKRLQDVSGQLNSNNSNKNKTDKKKTSKKEKGAGSGTGASHLSGSSSSSDSGSSSSSGSSSDSSDSD; encoded by the exons ATGTCTGCTGTCAACTCAGCAACCCCGGCCCCTCTTCAGGGAGTCAACCCACCACCCCCGGAGGTTACCAATCCCACCAAACCAGGTCGTAAAACCAACCAACTACAGTACATGCAGAATGTAATGGTCAAGACATTGTGGAAGCACAACTTTGCCTGGCCTTTCTACGTGCCAGTTGATGCCATCAAATTGGGTCTTATG GATTACCATAAGATCATAAAGCAACCTATGGACATGGGAACCATCAAAAAGAGACTGGAACATAACTACTATTGGAGTGCCAGTGAATGCATGCAGGACTTCAACACCATGTTCACCAACTGTTACATATATAACAAG CCTACAGATGACATTGTCCTGATGGCACAGGCCTTGGAGAAGATCTTCCTGCAGAAAGTTGCCATGATGCCCCAGGAGGAGGTGGAGCTTCTGCCTCCCGCACCCAAACCCAAGAAAAGCAAAAGCATAG GTGGTCTGGATGGAGGTGAGTCACCATCTTCCCTCCCTGGCTCTACGACACCTGTGATTGGCTCTTCTCCAATATCTGCCATCACCCCCAACGTCCCAGCTGTCCAGAGCTCGCCCAATGCTCCGATGATACCCGTCGTCTCACCATCACAACCTCTTGTCAAA AAGAAAGGGGTAAAAAGGAAAGCAGACACCACCACCCCCACGACATCTGCAATCACAGCTAGCCGGAGTGAGTCGCCCAGCCCCCTCTCAGAAGGCAAGCAGGGCAAGGTGATGTCCAGACGGGAGAGCACAGGCCGTCCCATCAAAGCTCCCAAGAAAGACTTGGTGGAAGGGGAGTTGGGCCAGCACAGCAGCAAGCGGAGCAGAATGAGTGAGCAGCTCAAGTACTGCGACAGTATCCTTAAGGAGATGCTGTCGAAGAAACACGCAGCGTACGCCTGGCCTTTCTACAAGCCTGTAGATGCTGAAGCTCTGGAGCTACATGACTACCACGAGATCATCAAGCACCCCATGGACCTCAGCACTGTCAAA AAAAAGATAGACGGCCGGGAGTACCCAGATGCACAGATGTTTGCAGCGGATGTTCGaataatgttctcaaattgttacAAATATAACCCTCCAGATCATGAGGTTGTTGCCATGGCCAGAAAACTTCAG GATGTGTTTGAGATGCGTTTTGCTAAGATGCCTGATGAGCCGGTGGAGCTGAGCCCCGGTGCAGGCGGGTTGGTCAGTAAAGGTGACAACTCAAGCAGTGGCGACTCCTCCAGCTCGGACAGCTCTGACTCGGAGGAGGAGCGGGCCACCCGGCTCGCCGAGCTCCAGGAACAGGTGGGTGCGGAACAG CTAAAGGCCGTCCACGAACAGCTTGCCGCGCTCTCTCAGGCCCCTGTGAGCAAaccgaagaagaagaaagaaaagaaagaaaaagacaAGAAGAAAGACAAGGACAACAAGCATAGCAAAACCAAGACGGACGAGAAGAAGGCCAAGCCTGGGCAGCCTGCCAAGCAGGGCCAGCAGAAGAAGCCCTCCAGGAAAGCCAACAGCACAGTGACTGGCTCCAG GCAACCAAAGAAGGGGGGCAGGGGCTACGAATCTGACGAGGAGGAGTCTCTGCCCATGGCGTACGACGAGAAGCGCCAGCTCAGCCTGGACATCAACCGGCTCCCAGGGGAGAAGCTGGGTCGTGTAGTGCACATCATCCAGTCCCGAGAGCCCTCGCTGCGAGACTCCAATCCAGACGAGATCGAGATTGACTTTGAGACGCTCAAGCCCTCCACCCTACGCGAACTCGAGCGATACGTCAAGTCCTGTTTACAGAAGAAACAGCGGAAACCCCAAC CGGCCGCTGGGGGCAAGGGAGCGAGATCCAAGGAGGAGCTGGCTCAGGAAAAGAAGAAAGAGTTAGAAAAGAGGCTACAGGATGTCAGCGGCCAGCTGAACAGTAACAACAGCAACAAGAACAAAACCGACAAAAAGAAAACGTCCAAAAAAG agAAGGGCGCTGGTTCCGGTACCGGTGCGTCCCATCTCAGCGGCAGCAGTAGTTCTTCAGACTCGGGTAGCAGCAGCTCCAGTGGGTCCAGTTCTGACAGCAGCGACTCTGACTGA
- the LOC121582447 gene encoding bromodomain-containing protein 3-like isoform X4, giving the protein MSAVNSATPAPLQGVNPPPPEVTNPTKPGRKTNQLQYMQNVMVKTLWKHNFAWPFYVPVDAIKLGLMDYHKIIKQPMDMGTIKKRLEHNYYWSASECMQDFNTMFTNCYIYNKPTDDIVLMAQALEKIFLQKVAMMPQEEVELLPPAPKPKKSKSIGGLDGGESPSSLPGSTTPVIGSSPISAITPNVPAVQSSPNAPMIPVVSPSQPLVKKKGVKRKADTTTPTTSAITASRSESPSPLSEGKQGKVMSRRESTGRPIKAPKKDLVEGELGQHSSKRSRMSEQLKYCDSILKEMLSKKHAAYAWPFYKPVDAEALELHDYHEIIKHPMDLSTVKKKIDGREYPDAQMFAADVRIMFSNCYKYNPPDHEVVAMARKLQDVFEMRFAKMPDEPVELSPGAGGLVSKGDNSSSGDSSSSDSSDSEEERATRLAELQEQVGAEQCISVERPNGSGQGGKNGCTKHFQLKAVHEQLAALSQAPVSKPKKKKEKKEKDKKKDKDNKHSKTKTDEKKAKPGQPAKQGQQKKPSRKANSTVTGSRQPKKGGRGYESDEEESLPMAYDEKRQLSLDINRLPGEKLGRVVHIIQSREPSLRDSNPDEIEIDFETLKPSTLRELERYVKSCLQKKQRKPQPAAGGKGARSKEELAQEKKKELEKRLQDVSGQLNSNNSNKNKTDKKKTSKKEKGAGSGTGASHLSGSSSSSDSGSSSSSGSSSDSSDSD; this is encoded by the exons ATGTCTGCTGTCAACTCAGCAACCCCGGCCCCTCTTCAGGGAGTCAACCCACCACCCCCGGAGGTTACCAATCCCACCAAACCAGGTCGTAAAACCAACCAACTACAGTACATGCAGAATGTAATGGTCAAGACATTGTGGAAGCACAACTTTGCCTGGCCTTTCTACGTGCCAGTTGATGCCATCAAATTGGGTCTTATG GATTACCATAAGATCATAAAGCAACCTATGGACATGGGAACCATCAAAAAGAGACTGGAACATAACTACTATTGGAGTGCCAGTGAATGCATGCAGGACTTCAACACCATGTTCACCAACTGTTACATATATAACAAG CCTACAGATGACATTGTCCTGATGGCACAGGCCTTGGAGAAGATCTTCCTGCAGAAAGTTGCCATGATGCCCCAGGAGGAGGTGGAGCTTCTGCCTCCCGCACCCAAACCCAAGAAAAGCAAAAGCATAG GTGGTCTGGATGGAGGTGAGTCACCATCTTCCCTCCCTGGCTCTACGACACCTGTGATTGGCTCTTCTCCAATATCTGCCATCACCCCCAACGTCCCAGCTGTCCAGAGCTCGCCCAATGCTCCGATGATACCCGTCGTCTCACCATCACAACCTCTTGTCAAA AAGAAAGGGGTAAAAAGGAAAGCAGACACCACCACCCCCACGACATCTGCAATCACAGCTAGCCGGAGTGAGTCGCCCAGCCCCCTCTCAGAAGGCAAGCAGGGCAAGGTGATGTCCAGACGGGAGAGCACAGGCCGTCCCATCAAAGCTCCCAAGAAAGACTTGGTGGAAGGGGAGTTGGGCCAGCACAGCAGCAAGCGGAGCAGAATGAGTGAGCAGCTCAAGTACTGCGACAGTATCCTTAAGGAGATGCTGTCGAAGAAACACGCAGCGTACGCCTGGCCTTTCTACAAGCCTGTAGATGCTGAAGCTCTGGAGCTACATGACTACCACGAGATCATCAAGCACCCCATGGACCTCAGCACTGTCAAA AAAAAGATAGACGGCCGGGAGTACCCAGATGCACAGATGTTTGCAGCGGATGTTCGaataatgttctcaaattgttacAAATATAACCCTCCAGATCATGAGGTTGTTGCCATGGCCAGAAAACTTCAG GATGTGTTTGAGATGCGTTTTGCTAAGATGCCTGATGAGCCGGTGGAGCTGAGCCCCGGTGCAGGCGGGTTGGTCAGTAAAGGTGACAACTCAAGCAGTGGCGACTCCTCCAGCTCGGACAGCTCTGACTCGGAGGAGGAGCGGGCCACCCGGCTCGCCGAGCTCCAGGAACAGGTGGGTGCGGAACAG TGTATCTCTGTGGAGCGCCCCAATGGTAGCGGGCAGGGGGGAAAAAACGGGTGCACCAAGCATTTTCAG CTAAAGGCCGTCCACGAACAGCTTGCCGCGCTCTCTCAGGCCCCTGTGAGCAAaccgaagaagaagaaagaaaagaaagaaaaagacaAGAAGAAAGACAAGGACAACAAGCATAGCAAAACCAAGACGGACGAGAAGAAGGCCAAGCCTGGGCAGCCTGCCAAGCAGGGCCAGCAGAAGAAGCCCTCCAGGAAAGCCAACAGCACAGTGACTGGCTCCAG GCAACCAAAGAAGGGGGGCAGGGGCTACGAATCTGACGAGGAGGAGTCTCTGCCCATGGCGTACGACGAGAAGCGCCAGCTCAGCCTGGACATCAACCGGCTCCCAGGGGAGAAGCTGGGTCGTGTAGTGCACATCATCCAGTCCCGAGAGCCCTCGCTGCGAGACTCCAATCCAGACGAGATCGAGATTGACTTTGAGACGCTCAAGCCCTCCACCCTACGCGAACTCGAGCGATACGTCAAGTCCTGTTTACAGAAGAAACAGCGGAAACCCCAAC CGGCCGCTGGGGGCAAGGGAGCGAGATCCAAGGAGGAGCTGGCTCAGGAAAAGAAGAAAGAGTTAGAAAAGAGGCTACAGGATGTCAGCGGCCAGCTGAACAGTAACAACAGCAACAAGAACAAAACCGACAAAAAGAAAACGTCCAAAAAAG agAAGGGCGCTGGTTCCGGTACCGGTGCGTCCCATCTCAGCGGCAGCAGTAGTTCTTCAGACTCGGGTAGCAGCAGCTCCAGTGGGTCCAGTTCTGACAGCAGCGACTCTGACTGA
- the LOC121582447 gene encoding bromodomain-containing protein 3-like isoform X5 yields the protein MSAVNSATPAPLQGVNPPPPEVTNPTKPGRKTNQLQYMQNVMVKTLWKHNFAWPFYVPVDAIKLGLMDYHKIIKQPMDMGTIKKRLEHNYYWSASECMQDFNTMFTNCYIYNKPTDDIVLMAQALEKIFLQKVAMMPQEEVELLPPAPKPKKSKSIGGLDGGESPSSLPGSTTPVIGSSPISAITPNVPAVQSSPNAPMIPVVSPSQPLVKKKGVKRKADTTTPTTSAITASRSESPSPLSEGKQGKVMSRRESTGRPIKAPKKDLVEGELGQHSSKRSRMSEQLKYCDSILKEMLSKKHAAYAWPFYKPVDAEALELHDYHEIIKHPMDLSTVKKKIDGREYPDAQMFAADVRIMFSNCYKYNPPDHEVVAMARKLQDVFEMRFAKMPDEPVELSPGAGGLVSKGDNSSSGDSSSSDSSDSEEERATRLAELQEQVGAEQLKAVHEQLAALSQAPVSKPKKKKEKKEKDKKKDKDNKHSKTKTDEKKAKPGQPAKQGQQKKPSRKANSTVTGSRQPKKGGRGYESDEEESLPMAYDEKRQLSLDINRLPGEKLGRVVHIIQSREPSLRDSNPDEIEIDFETLKPSTLRELERYVKSCLQKKQRKPQRLYANRATERRMRSVPNFEPHKTAAGGKGARSKEELAQEKKKELEKRLQDVSGQLNSNNSNKNKTDKKKTSKKEKGAGSGTGASHLSGSSSSSDSGSSSSSGSSSDSSDSD from the exons ATGTCTGCTGTCAACTCAGCAACCCCGGCCCCTCTTCAGGGAGTCAACCCACCACCCCCGGAGGTTACCAATCCCACCAAACCAGGTCGTAAAACCAACCAACTACAGTACATGCAGAATGTAATGGTCAAGACATTGTGGAAGCACAACTTTGCCTGGCCTTTCTACGTGCCAGTTGATGCCATCAAATTGGGTCTTATG GATTACCATAAGATCATAAAGCAACCTATGGACATGGGAACCATCAAAAAGAGACTGGAACATAACTACTATTGGAGTGCCAGTGAATGCATGCAGGACTTCAACACCATGTTCACCAACTGTTACATATATAACAAG CCTACAGATGACATTGTCCTGATGGCACAGGCCTTGGAGAAGATCTTCCTGCAGAAAGTTGCCATGATGCCCCAGGAGGAGGTGGAGCTTCTGCCTCCCGCACCCAAACCCAAGAAAAGCAAAAGCATAG GTGGTCTGGATGGAGGTGAGTCACCATCTTCCCTCCCTGGCTCTACGACACCTGTGATTGGCTCTTCTCCAATATCTGCCATCACCCCCAACGTCCCAGCTGTCCAGAGCTCGCCCAATGCTCCGATGATACCCGTCGTCTCACCATCACAACCTCTTGTCAAA AAGAAAGGGGTAAAAAGGAAAGCAGACACCACCACCCCCACGACATCTGCAATCACAGCTAGCCGGAGTGAGTCGCCCAGCCCCCTCTCAGAAGGCAAGCAGGGCAAGGTGATGTCCAGACGGGAGAGCACAGGCCGTCCCATCAAAGCTCCCAAGAAAGACTTGGTGGAAGGGGAGTTGGGCCAGCACAGCAGCAAGCGGAGCAGAATGAGTGAGCAGCTCAAGTACTGCGACAGTATCCTTAAGGAGATGCTGTCGAAGAAACACGCAGCGTACGCCTGGCCTTTCTACAAGCCTGTAGATGCTGAAGCTCTGGAGCTACATGACTACCACGAGATCATCAAGCACCCCATGGACCTCAGCACTGTCAAA AAAAAGATAGACGGCCGGGAGTACCCAGATGCACAGATGTTTGCAGCGGATGTTCGaataatgttctcaaattgttacAAATATAACCCTCCAGATCATGAGGTTGTTGCCATGGCCAGAAAACTTCAG GATGTGTTTGAGATGCGTTTTGCTAAGATGCCTGATGAGCCGGTGGAGCTGAGCCCCGGTGCAGGCGGGTTGGTCAGTAAAGGTGACAACTCAAGCAGTGGCGACTCCTCCAGCTCGGACAGCTCTGACTCGGAGGAGGAGCGGGCCACCCGGCTCGCCGAGCTCCAGGAACAGGTGGGTGCGGAACAG CTAAAGGCCGTCCACGAACAGCTTGCCGCGCTCTCTCAGGCCCCTGTGAGCAAaccgaagaagaagaaagaaaagaaagaaaaagacaAGAAGAAAGACAAGGACAACAAGCATAGCAAAACCAAGACGGACGAGAAGAAGGCCAAGCCTGGGCAGCCTGCCAAGCAGGGCCAGCAGAAGAAGCCCTCCAGGAAAGCCAACAGCACAGTGACTGGCTCCAG GCAACCAAAGAAGGGGGGCAGGGGCTACGAATCTGACGAGGAGGAGTCTCTGCCCATGGCGTACGACGAGAAGCGCCAGCTCAGCCTGGACATCAACCGGCTCCCAGGGGAGAAGCTGGGTCGTGTAGTGCACATCATCCAGTCCCGAGAGCCCTCGCTGCGAGACTCCAATCCAGACGAGATCGAGATTGACTTTGAGACGCTCAAGCCCTCCACCCTACGCGAACTCGAGCGATACGTCAAGTCCTGTTTACAGAAGAAACAGCGGAAACCCCAAC GGCTCTACGCAAACAGAGCGACGGAGCGTCGTATGCGGTCCGTTCCAAATTTTGAGCCGCACAAAA CGGCCGCTGGGGGCAAGGGAGCGAGATCCAAGGAGGAGCTGGCTCAGGAAAAGAAGAAAGAGTTAGAAAAGAGGCTACAGGATGTCAGCGGCCAGCTGAACAGTAACAACAGCAACAAGAACAAAACCGACAAAAAGAAAACGTCCAAAAAAG agAAGGGCGCTGGTTCCGGTACCGGTGCGTCCCATCTCAGCGGCAGCAGTAGTTCTTCAGACTCGGGTAGCAGCAGCTCCAGTGGGTCCAGTTCTGACAGCAGCGACTCTGACTGA
- the LOC121582447 gene encoding bromodomain-containing protein 3-like isoform X3 has product MSAVNSATPAPLQGVNPPPPEVTNPTKPGRKTNQLQYMQNVMVKTLWKHNFAWPFYVPVDAIKLGLMDYHKIIKQPMDMGTIKKRLEHNYYWSASECMQDFNTMFTNCYIYNKPTDDIVLMAQALEKIFLQKVAMMPQEEVELLPPAPKPKKSKSIGGLDGGESPSSLPGSTTPVIGSSPISAITPNVPAVQSSPNAPMIPVVSPSQPLVKKKGVKRKADTTTPTTSAITASRSESPSPLSEGKQGKVMSRRESTGRPIKAPKKDLVEGELGQHSSKRSRMSEQLKYCDSILKEMLSKKHAAYAWPFYKPVDAEALELHDYHEIIKHPMDLSTVKKKIDGREYPDAQMFAADVRIMFSNCYKYNPPDHEVVAMARKLQDVFEMRFAKMPDEPVELSPGAGGLVSKGDNSSSGDSSSSDSSDSEEERATRLAELQEQCISVERPNGSGQGGKNGCTKHFQLKAVHEQLAALSQAPVSKPKKKKEKKEKDKKKDKDNKHSKTKTDEKKAKPGQPAKQGQQKKPSRKANSTVTGSRQPKKGGRGYESDEEESLPMAYDEKRQLSLDINRLPGEKLGRVVHIIQSREPSLRDSNPDEIEIDFETLKPSTLRELERYVKSCLQKKQRKPQRLYANRATERRMRSVPNFEPHKTAAGGKGARSKEELAQEKKKELEKRLQDVSGQLNSNNSNKNKTDKKKTSKKEKGAGSGTGASHLSGSSSSSDSGSSSSSGSSSDSSDSD; this is encoded by the exons ATGTCTGCTGTCAACTCAGCAACCCCGGCCCCTCTTCAGGGAGTCAACCCACCACCCCCGGAGGTTACCAATCCCACCAAACCAGGTCGTAAAACCAACCAACTACAGTACATGCAGAATGTAATGGTCAAGACATTGTGGAAGCACAACTTTGCCTGGCCTTTCTACGTGCCAGTTGATGCCATCAAATTGGGTCTTATG GATTACCATAAGATCATAAAGCAACCTATGGACATGGGAACCATCAAAAAGAGACTGGAACATAACTACTATTGGAGTGCCAGTGAATGCATGCAGGACTTCAACACCATGTTCACCAACTGTTACATATATAACAAG CCTACAGATGACATTGTCCTGATGGCACAGGCCTTGGAGAAGATCTTCCTGCAGAAAGTTGCCATGATGCCCCAGGAGGAGGTGGAGCTTCTGCCTCCCGCACCCAAACCCAAGAAAAGCAAAAGCATAG GTGGTCTGGATGGAGGTGAGTCACCATCTTCCCTCCCTGGCTCTACGACACCTGTGATTGGCTCTTCTCCAATATCTGCCATCACCCCCAACGTCCCAGCTGTCCAGAGCTCGCCCAATGCTCCGATGATACCCGTCGTCTCACCATCACAACCTCTTGTCAAA AAGAAAGGGGTAAAAAGGAAAGCAGACACCACCACCCCCACGACATCTGCAATCACAGCTAGCCGGAGTGAGTCGCCCAGCCCCCTCTCAGAAGGCAAGCAGGGCAAGGTGATGTCCAGACGGGAGAGCACAGGCCGTCCCATCAAAGCTCCCAAGAAAGACTTGGTGGAAGGGGAGTTGGGCCAGCACAGCAGCAAGCGGAGCAGAATGAGTGAGCAGCTCAAGTACTGCGACAGTATCCTTAAGGAGATGCTGTCGAAGAAACACGCAGCGTACGCCTGGCCTTTCTACAAGCCTGTAGATGCTGAAGCTCTGGAGCTACATGACTACCACGAGATCATCAAGCACCCCATGGACCTCAGCACTGTCAAA AAAAAGATAGACGGCCGGGAGTACCCAGATGCACAGATGTTTGCAGCGGATGTTCGaataatgttctcaaattgttacAAATATAACCCTCCAGATCATGAGGTTGTTGCCATGGCCAGAAAACTTCAG GATGTGTTTGAGATGCGTTTTGCTAAGATGCCTGATGAGCCGGTGGAGCTGAGCCCCGGTGCAGGCGGGTTGGTCAGTAAAGGTGACAACTCAAGCAGTGGCGACTCCTCCAGCTCGGACAGCTCTGACTCGGAGGAGGAGCGGGCCACCCGGCTCGCCGAGCTCCAGGAACAG TGTATCTCTGTGGAGCGCCCCAATGGTAGCGGGCAGGGGGGAAAAAACGGGTGCACCAAGCATTTTCAG CTAAAGGCCGTCCACGAACAGCTTGCCGCGCTCTCTCAGGCCCCTGTGAGCAAaccgaagaagaagaaagaaaagaaagaaaaagacaAGAAGAAAGACAAGGACAACAAGCATAGCAAAACCAAGACGGACGAGAAGAAGGCCAAGCCTGGGCAGCCTGCCAAGCAGGGCCAGCAGAAGAAGCCCTCCAGGAAAGCCAACAGCACAGTGACTGGCTCCAG GCAACCAAAGAAGGGGGGCAGGGGCTACGAATCTGACGAGGAGGAGTCTCTGCCCATGGCGTACGACGAGAAGCGCCAGCTCAGCCTGGACATCAACCGGCTCCCAGGGGAGAAGCTGGGTCGTGTAGTGCACATCATCCAGTCCCGAGAGCCCTCGCTGCGAGACTCCAATCCAGACGAGATCGAGATTGACTTTGAGACGCTCAAGCCCTCCACCCTACGCGAACTCGAGCGATACGTCAAGTCCTGTTTACAGAAGAAACAGCGGAAACCCCAAC GGCTCTACGCAAACAGAGCGACGGAGCGTCGTATGCGGTCCGTTCCAAATTTTGAGCCGCACAAAA CGGCCGCTGGGGGCAAGGGAGCGAGATCCAAGGAGGAGCTGGCTCAGGAAAAGAAGAAAGAGTTAGAAAAGAGGCTACAGGATGTCAGCGGCCAGCTGAACAGTAACAACAGCAACAAGAACAAAACCGACAAAAAGAAAACGTCCAAAAAAG agAAGGGCGCTGGTTCCGGTACCGGTGCGTCCCATCTCAGCGGCAGCAGTAGTTCTTCAGACTCGGGTAGCAGCAGCTCCAGTGGGTCCAGTTCTGACAGCAGCGACTCTGACTGA